The genomic segment GCACCCACCGCCTCCTCGTCCAGCTTCTTCATCCGCCGTTCTGTCTTCATCTTGCCTGAGCCCTTCCCGTGGAAGCGGTGGGATAGCTGCCGGAAGGCCTGGGGACATGGGGCCGAACCGTCAGTGCACATGCGCCCCATGGGGCGGGGATTCACCCGCCCCGTGCTGGACCCAGGGGTgggggggatggggatggggaagggcaCCGAGCCTGGCTCCCCCCAGCGGGGGAGAGGGGCTCAGGAGATGGGTGTGCCTCGTCGGGGGTGCCTGGGATGTGGAGTGAGGCCTGCCCTGCGGAGGCCAGGACAGGCACTGGGCCTGGGGCTAGAGGGAGGAAGGCAGCGAGCCCGGAAATGTGTGGGGAAGAGTGTGGATGGGACTCAGAGAGGAGCAAGAGAGGTGAGGGCCACCAGCTGGAGTCGGCCTGGACGCTGCCTGCAGAATGGCAGCCCTCAGAGCAGGTCACCCAGAAACCAAGGCACCTGTGTGGCACCCCGAACCAGGCCTGTGACGGGGACTGCTGTGCGCCCCGAGACGGAAACAGGCACAGATGCTCCAATACCTCGCCAGGCCCCCGGCCAGGGGACAGCCCGGATGAGACCGTGGGTACAGCTCTGCCTCATCTGGGAAGGGCAGGGGCTCCGCCTCTCCATGACCCAGTCACCCGCGGCCCAGTCAGAGGGTCCTGCTCACCTCCTTGGGTGTGAGCTTCCGGCCAGTCTCGTCCACGTACTCAATCTTAACATCGGGCTTGTAGCCATCCTTCTCCTTGAAGTCCTGGGTGAAGCCACGGTACTCCTCCCGCCGGCTGTACTTGTCATCAATGGCCCTGGCCCCAAACAGGGCACTTCAATGCGAGCGCCACCCACCCTGCTGGGTTCCTGGCAGCCCTGAGCTGGCACCAGCCCCATGGCCTGCTGGCACCCGCCATACTCACATCTTGTCCTCGATGCAGTACACGGCAGAAGGCAGGGACTTGTTGGGTGCCTTCACCCGGGCCACCTTCTGCACCGTTGTCTCCAGCagccctggggagaggggtgcAGTGAGACTCCAGGCCACCCACCCTCAGAAAGGCACAGCCCCAGGGCAGGCCTGCTGCCCCCACCTGCACAGCGGGCACCGCTGGGCCCTCACAGCAGTGCTGTGGGAGGAAAGACATCAGGCCCTTTTTGTAGACGAAGGAAATGGAGACTCAAAGAAATCTGGCCTTTGTCAAGGACCAATGGCCAAGTAATGGCAGAGTTGGGGTCCTCCAGCCAGAGTCTGAGCCAGAGCCTGGGCCACCTCAgtccccaccacccctccccagctTCAAGGGGTGAACAGGGTGCTTTGCAGGGGGTTACATGAGCCAAGCCATCAAGATGGGGTGACGCAGAGCAAAAAGGCCAGATGCTACCGAGACTGCCCCGGAACTGGGACAGCGGCTGGAGTCAGAGAGGCAGAGGCGGGACTGGAGGAGGCCGTGCCCCTCCTTGTCTGCCACCACGCACCAGTCTTCCGGCCACATCACCCAGGCCCTACCGAGGTCCGTGGCCTCCCCGGGCCCCTTACCTTTGTTCTGACACAGCAGCAGGGCGGCTGCCAGCCCTCGATTCACAATGGGCTCCTCATCCaggatggtggtggaggaggcagagaactGGGGGAGCGACCCATGGTGAGGGAGGTGGTGAGTGGGCCGCGCGGCCTCTCCTTGCCCGCCACACCTGACCGGCCCTTTCATGCGCCTGCTTGTGCCGGATGCCCCATATAATCCTCACAGTGACTCTCAGGGTGATAGGCCCCATTTCCGGATGAGGAGATGGCGGCTCTGAGACACTGACCGGCCTGCCAAGGCCCCCCGCCCACCAGGCCCCGgtctcctgcccccaccaccccGCCCGGCCCTCCTCACgtcctgctgctgcttctcctcaTCCAGGTTGACTGTGCTCCAGCCGATGTTCTCCTCTCCATCGGACTCGGAGCCTCCATTGGCCGAGCGCTCCTCGTCCCGCTCAAAGTCCTGGAGGACGGAGGCCAGGGTCAGCGTGGGCAGCCCAGCCACAGCAGCCGGCCTGAGGCTCACCCGGAGCCAGCGGGACGGCACTGCTACCCACTGGGCCCCAGCCGAGGGCAGGGCAGGCGCGCAGGTGCAGGGGCATGGGGGGGCCTACCATgagctcctcctgctcctcccggTTGCCAGCCAGCCCGTACGTGGGGATCTCCCCCAGGGTGCGGCAGAACTCTGACGTGGCGTTGAACACGATGGCCCCCTTCCGCTCTggatcctcctcctcctcccagccccgcTGGCGACACTCCAGCTTCTTCACGATCTCCACtacctgggggagggggcagctgtGCACAAACCCAGCAGTTTCTGGGGTGGTGCCACTGGGACCCACGAACCTTGCTCCCCCCTAGCGGCAGTGAGACATGCCTTTCCCACTGCCCCCACTGCGCGGCCCTCTGACAGGTCTGTGCCTCCCCTAACCCCTCTGTTCGGCATCACCGGTCACTCTGGCTGCCCCGAGTTAATATCCACAATCCCCCGGCCCTTGGTGACCGCCCATGCCCACCCTTCTCCAGCGCccgcacagccccacaggccTTCCTACAGGACCGGGGCAGGCCAGGGCCTCCTGTACCACTTCCGCCACCCGCTCTTCGGCCAACCAGCTCCCATTTCAGGACTGGCAAAAAGCCCACTTCTTCCAGACCCCTTCCCTGAGGgcacagggtggggagagggccaTGAGCCCCCAGCGCTGAGTCCCCCGACCAGCCACACCCCCTGACTGCCCTCCTGCCATGGCACATGCTGGCCCTGCTTCCTCCCTCAGGCCGCCCTGACACCTGGCATGGCTCCAAGCCCCTCAAAACTCTACTCCAGACTTTacccctccctcctgctcccacATCGTCCCCCCAACACACAAGGAGGACCTGGGGCCTCCCAGCTTCGAAAGGCCCCTTTAGCCCACAGGCCCACTGCTCTGCTGACAGCAAACTTCTCGGTGAAGTTTCTAGTCACCACATCCACTTCTGCACCCCCTTTCCTTCCGTTACttcactcttatttttaaatgaatgtcatCGTAAACATATGTTTTAAGGAATAataaaaaccaaacacacaccCATGTACCCATCAACCAGTTTAAGAGACATGAACACCCTATCAAGCCCATCTCCTCCCCTGTATTTGTGGTCACAATTCACtggcttttctttatagtttcatCACACAAAAGACCTTTCAAGAACACTGTGTGcttttgttgtatatttttaaaacatgtattctgaatcatactatatgattcttctatgattttttttaaaaatacatctttttttaaGATTAATCTTGACATGAGTGGCTATGGTTCATCAACTGTTCACTACTGAATCATTCTCCACATTCTGACTCAGTCTAGTTATCTATGCGTGAGGACAATCTTCTCTGTTATCACAAACAATGCAGCTACAAGCATGTCTGCCAGTACACGTCCCTGGGGTACACAGGGGACTGGGGACTGCTGGGCCAAGGGGCACACATgcttcacacatacacataccccATTCTGATCTGACTCACCCACATCCCTGAGGGAAGGTATATAAGGATTCTGGCTGCTCTGCATCCTGACATTTGATACTGTAAGACTGACATCTGTGTCAAATGGTGTGAGTGTGACCCAGTGTGTCACTGTTTCAGCTCACCTTTCCTGGATCACTAATGAAGTTGAGCCCACTGGGTGCTTCACTGGCCATTTATCCTCCCACTTCTGTGAACTGCCTACTTAGGACTTTCGCCTATTTTTCTGttctgccattttgttctttatatattcttgacaCCAACACACTGATGGTTATGTATATGGGCAAGTAAATGTCTTCTTTTGGCCTTTTTACACTCTTTGtggtatctttttaaagaaaacttaagttctccatttctaagtAAAAAGTTTATTCTTTCAAAGTGTATTCTTTACACATCTTAAAAAATCTTTCTCTGCAAGTCAGTTTGTTCTGAAATACTGAGTTTTTACTTTGAAGTTCTTTATCTGTAAGTGAATTTTGTGTAAGGTGTGAGGTACAAACTCAATTTCACTTTTTCCAGATAAGTAACTAACTGTTCAAACACTGTTTACTGACCTGAGCACCCTTTCCCAGGGGGACACCACCTGTGGTAGCTCAGTTCCTGGGCATCTATTTGACCTCAGCCCTATTGGTCCACCCTCCCGCCAATGCCCCACCACCTTCATTACCATGACTGTGGGAAGCCTTGCGATCTCTCAGAGTAAATCCCACCACCTTACTATTCATCAGTACCTTGGCTATTTTTGACCTGTTCATCTTCcatgtaaactttagaatcaaCTTGCCAAGTTTAACAAAATCCCTACAGGGATGTTTATTGGAATTGCATTTAACCTCTAAATTAATTTGAGGAGACAGACATCTTTAAAATGCAATGGACTCCTAggggttaccaaaaggaaggggttgggaggagaaggggattaagcgacattataattagcacagaTAATATGGGTGGGTCACAGGGGAGGCAGTACAGCGTGGAGGACACAGTGACTCTGCAGCACCTCACtacgcggatggacagtgactgcaatggggcgtggggaggacttgataataggggggatgcagtaaccacaatgctgctcatgtgaaaccttcataagctgtctatcaatgataccttaatttagaaaaaaagcaaTAGAGTTCTATTAACCTTCTGAGATTCCCCAATGTGACGGTATTTGGAGGCAGGGTCTTTAAGAAGATAACTTAAGGCCAAATGAGGTCCTACGGGTGGGGACCTAATTCAATAGGTTGGTACCCCTCCAGGGATGTGGGCACTCcgagaaaaggccatgtgagaaCAGAGAGGAGGTGGCCAAGGAGCCAGGCCTCAAGAGAACCTAACCTGCCCACACCCTGATCTTGGAtgtctccagaattgtgagaaacacatttctgttgtttaagtcagcCAGtatgtggcactttgttatggcagcctgagctgattAAAACAACGGTAtgtctatttattttaatgtctttcaaaAATAGACTATAATTTCCCCACATAGATCTTGCACATCATTtaccctttttattttgttgctacCCTGATTGTGTCttatccatattgctttctactcTTTATCCATATTATTATTTACTGCTTTCATAAAtagtatctttttaaatattacatttctGTCTCTCACTGGTATACAGAAACACAGGTGACTTCCGTCCATTAACCTTGCAGGCAGCAACCTTGCCAAAGCCTGCCTGGCCGGGCCCTCGTTTCCCACCACCCACAGAGGTGGCTTCACAAAGGGCGTCAGTGGCCTCCATGTTGCCCAATGCACAGGGCATCTCATCCTCCAGATATCTGAGTTCTCTGCAGCTTCTGTTCCAgctgccctctctcttcctctcctcacGTGGCTCCCAGGACAACAGCCTCTGCTCTCACCTTCCTCCCCTGACCCCCGTCAGGCTCCCCTCCTTTACCCTTCCTCGCTCTCCTGGTGACTCCGTCCAACCCAATGGCTTGAAACCCCATCTGCACAATGACTTCCTCGTTTCTAACTCCGGGCTTAGCCACTCCCCCGAGGTTCAGATTCCTATGTCCAACTGCCTACTTAGTATCAATTGCATCTAACAGAGTCCTCTCAAACTTAACTAAAACCAAATTTCTTCTCCAAACCTGTTCCTCCCCTGGTCTCTCCCAGCTCAGTAAATGGCCCAACCATCAGCCAGCCGTTCAAGTCACAGTTCCTGGGAGTCATCCTTTTCTTACCCACTCACAATCCCACACACTCCAGCAACAATACTGCCACTCTACCCCAAAATTCATTCCCAACACAACCACTGTTCATTATCTCCAAGGCTACCACCCTAGTGGACCGTCATCTCGGGACTGGACGATGACAAATCCTCCTCCCCTGTAATGTTTATTCTCTTTACACAGCAGCCCAAAGATCTTGGGAGAAAAGAACTCAGATGGAGGCCCTCTAATGGCTAAATGTTCACCCCAACAGTGAGGCCTCCGCCGCCTGGCCTCCACCAGACGTGCACCATGCCTAgcactcctccctccctcccaccctacaGCCACGCACCCCAGTGACCTTCCTGAGCCAGCCCAGTGgctcctgcccccaggccctTGGGTACTGAGCCCCCCTCAGCTCATAACTATGCCCTCAGATGCCACAGGGGCTTCACCTGGAGCGTGGGTCAGGGGTCACCTCCacagagaggccctccctgatCACCCGGTGTAAACAGGAGCGCCCCCTCACGTCGACCCCTCTCTGGGCTTTGCTTTTCTGTACTTCTCATCACAGTGGTTATCGTGACCTGAGGTTCTAATATGTTCTTACTCTGTCCCCTTGCGCTCGAAGAGTTCCTGGAGGACAGAGCGCCATGCTGCCAGGCACTGCGTTcactgctgccaagtgggcacTTGGTAAGCTCTgctgctgagaggagcaccccCTCCTATGCCCTGTGAACTCTGCTAGGGCAGAGAGCAGCTCCACCTTGGTCCCCAAGATGACCCCAGCTGCAGCACGGCGTCTGGTGCTTGGCGGGTACCTGCTGTGCCCTGAGGCTGGCACTATCCAACCTCCTGGCAGCTCCCCTTCTTTCACCTATGGCTTCAGCACCAGCTGCCCAGCTGCCTCTCCTTTCCCACTTTTTACTCTTGGCGACCACCACAACCTCAATTGCCCACCCAACTTCCCCAGAGGTTCATGGCCTCCTCGCCTCTAAAGATGGTTCTCAGCCCTTCCTCAGCAGCTCCCTCCAGGGATCGGACCGCACTGATTCATCACCAAGGACCTTTCCCTTCACTCTGCTTCCAAGTGTTCCGCCTGCTGCATCCTAACTTCCAGCTCATTTACTTTCTCCACCTCAGCCCAACAATTCTCATGAAAACTCCTTTCCACGTCTTCTGGGCTATGGCTCCCCTGCCGCCGTATGTCCCTTACCTCCAGCTTGCAGTCTGTGCCGAGTAGTCCCTCCTCCTTTGCAAACACGTCAACTACCTTGCCTCTCTCTCCCTATATAACCCAATCTTGATCAGTCTTAGATGTCACCTACTCAGTTGACCGTGGGCAGCAGCTGAACAGGTTACAGAAATGCATAAACATGCTAACCAGCCAACTTTAAACTCATGACCGCCACTGCAAGCGGGGGTGCCCACTAACCCCCAGTGAGCAGGCCACACCGCCCAGCAGGCCCCCTTTCCTTCCGTGGTGTGCCTGATCTTCTGTCTCCAAAACGTCCCACCTCTACTCAAAGGAGGAGGTGCCAGGGCCACATTCAGCCCATGGCCCTGCCACCTCCTCGCTGAAACACAGAGAGAATCAGGCAGCAGCTGCCTTGACTCCCCGCCCAGCTCCCCCCAGAATGAAAGGAGGCTTCTCTCAGCCACCTCCCGGGCCTTGCTCCTAAGGATCTgctcctttctcctctttcacctttgatttctttctctctcttctggattATTGTTGTCTAGAATCTCCATCACTGACTGAAAAAATTCTTTGAGGGTGTAAAACTTGATTAGATAgtggtaaaaacaaaaactaaaaagacaTCTGGGGGATAACCGGGAAATCCTGTTATATGGACTGGCTATTTTATAGCATTTATGGAGTCCATAAGGCAAAGGCTACGTAGGGGAATGTCCCTATTTTCAGAGACGCCTGCTGAAGTATTCAGGGATAAAGTGTCAGCGTCTGCAACTTATTTCTGGTGGCTCAGAAAAACAGGtgcaaggagagagaaaacactaggacaaagtttatttttattgaacataAGAGGCAGCATAAAGGTGTTCATTATAAtactctttcaacttttctgtatgtaaatGCTGTGTGGTGTGGCTCAGGTATGTATAAAAAACTTCCTAGGTGACATTACTGTGGCCAGACTGGGAACCGCTGTGCTACATAACCTCTACAGTCCTTTCAGCCATAAACTCTGattcttaaatataatttttaaatatagctgCTATTAACTATtaagcatgaaaaagaaaaatttccccaACTTATACCCCCTTCAGCTCCTGCTCTGTTTCCCTGATCTTTAGAGCAGGGTGGGCAGCTATGGCCCACACCCTGTTCTTATAAATCAAGTTCCATTAGGACACAGCTGTGCCCATTCACAAACacgtctgtggctgcttttgctaCAGTAGCAGAGCACCTGAGGAGCTGCCATTGAAACTTAAGTCCTTAAGCTgcaaatatttgctatctggtcCTTTAGCAAAAAGTgtgccttcccctctccccacGCGGTGGGCACCCTGGGCTCACTGCCCCAGCTTCTCTCTAGCCCCTCTCCCTCAGTGGGAGCTGTATGGTTAAAAGTGTGGACTCAAGTCAGGCGGttccaatcccagctctgccacttaccaatCATGCAACTTTGGACAATTTGCCAACctctgtggctcagtttcctcatctgtaaaatggagataacagaaCCTTCCTCATAGAGTGTTGCTGTGAGAATTTAATGAATCAACACACAAAGCACTTAAGCTAGTGCAGAACATGCTAGGGCTGAGAGGGTCAGTGACGATCATGGTTTCAAGGCACTACTGACCTTTCCACCTCTGCTCAGACCACTACaccctcactctgctccagcctaCCTGGTCCTCGTGCCTTCTAGGGCCGTTTCTCCTAAGGACACCTGCTGTCCCCACTGCCCAGTCTGTCCACTCTGCCTCCACCCCAAATCTGCAAGGTTGGCTCCTTTGCACTATTAAGTCTCAGCTCAAACGTCACCCCTTGAAAGGTTTCCCCCAAATACCCAATCTAGGACACAAAGCCTCCAGTCATCCTCCGTCTTCTTGTTGCACTGTCTGCCCAGCTCTAATCACTGTAGAAAATCATTGTCTGTTCACACGTTCACAAGTTCACTGCTGTCCCCACCCCAGCTGGAACGGTGGCCATGAACACAGAATCCCTTGGCTGTCCTGCTCACAGCAACCTCCCAGTTCCCACAACAAGGCCTTACGCACACCACATTCACTGAAGGGGGGGAGCCAGGGACTCAACCCTCAAACCTCCGACAGGGAAAATGCTGCCGAAACCTGCACCTCTAGTAACACAGTATTGAACACAGGGCGCCCACACTGGGATGCAGGTGCTCCCTGTGATGGCAGAGGCCCTTGTGCTCAGCACAGGTCACCACTGACACCCGCCCACAGGCGCCAGCCCTGCAGAGGCTGTGCCCGCCTGCACCCGCCCATGCCTAGCCTCCGGAGCCCCCGTACCTTCTCCCCACTGTCCCGTAGCTGCTGCAGCTGCCGCAGCCGGCGCCCCTTCTCCAGCTGCTTCTGAAGCTCCAGCTCTGCCTCGTCCTCCTCCAGCACCTCTGGGGACTCAGAGGGGGCTGCTCCCCCATCCTCTGGTGGAAACATAGCAGACACCTGCTCAGATCACCTCCTGGGACCCTGGCTCTTGTCCCTGCCCTTTCTGCCCACCTCAGCTGGCTGGGACCTCCTCACCCTCGTCACTGATGTCCATGTTCTCCACCCGGGTGTCATCTGACTGCGGGGGCTGAGGCACgggctccttctcctcctcctcctcctgggcctcctcGTCTGCCTCGGGCACTCGGCGCCGCCCCCGGCCCCGCAGTCTGGGGAAGACGACTTGTGAGCACTGGCCCAAGGCCAGTCCAGCCCACGCGCTGCACCCGTGTCCAAGCTCACCTGGAACCAAAGTCCCCATCTTGAGTCTGGTCCCCGAGAGGCAGCAAGTCGTCAGCCCGCACAaccacctccttctccttcttgcgAACCTTCTTCACCCTCCGCTTGGTCTTTTTAAAGGTCACCTTCCAGGAGCAAAGGAGAGGCATGAGATGGGGAAGGTGGGCAGCCACAAGCCCTCAAGACGAACACTTCTTTAGCATTTCTCTGTGCCAGCCACTGCCCTAAGTACTTCACAGATACAAAAATGTGTACAGTGGGCACAATTTCATCCCAGCTGTAAGATGAGgttaactgaggcacagagaggttaagttccTTGCCCCAGGTCACCCAGCTCCAAAGTGGGAGCCAGAACTCTGAATCTTGGTCTTCTGACTCCAGAGTCCTGCTCTTGACCACTTGGCCAAGCAATCCACTGAGCCAGCTGTGCACCTTCGTGTTCATGGAATCACTCCAAATGCAAACCCCACACACAGCTGTCAAACCACTGCTTACCCGTATTATACCAATCCCTGCAACAGCCCTCAAGTGGTGGCTCCTGCCATCTCCATTTCAAGTGGGACACCTTGGGTCACAGCTGAATGACTCACCCAAGGCACCAGCTGGCCACGTGGCAGAGCCTGAACACGATTCAGGACCATCTGCCTCAACAGTCGCCATGCTGTCCACACCCCTCCCTCCTCGCAGCACCTCCCAGAGCTACCACCTCCTGCTCAGAACGAGGGCACGCACCCTACGAACATCCCGCCTCCCTCCTGAGCTTGTTCTCGCAGCAGTGACCCGAGGGGGAGGAATCACGGCCCCAATCACAGAGCGTGGGCGGGAGCCGCGGGGCTCACCATCTCCTCGGGCGTGAGGTACTCAGAGGCGAGCCGGGGCCCGGCCGCGCTCAGGGACTGCGCTTGCAGCCGCAGCTTGGTCCGGATCTCCTCCAGCTCCCGTTCCCGCAGGCCATCCGCCATGCCGCCCTGGTCTAAACGGAAGGAGTGAGGCCGCTCGCCCTCGAGCTCCTCGTCGTACTTGGAAAGGATAGAGCGGGGTTTTTGCTGCAAGGCAAGAGGAACAGGTCGGGACCCGGGCCGGCCCTGAGGAGCCACCAGTCCCCaccacctcccagcccccacGCTGCGCGGCCTGCCTGCGCCAAGTCATCCACACTCTCGTCCTCTGCGTAGGGCAGGTAGTCAGGCTTCTTCCTCCGCAGCTCCACATTTTTCTCTGCCCGCTCCTTATCCACCAGGTTCACATTCACGAgcacatcctcctcctcctgcagcacgcctggggacagggcaggggcgGGGCCACTCACACCGGCCCTTGACTCGGCAGTGCCTGTGCCCCCAACCAGGACACCTGAGGTCCACCTACCTTTGTCCTTGAGGGTGAGGATcagagtctccccttcatggaaGGACTCGATGGCGTGCTCCACGGTGAGGCCCTGCAGGTCCCGGGCACTGTATAGGTcctggaagggaggaggaagaccCCGCCACTCAGGAGTCCTGGCCTGCCCAGCTTCAGGATCCCGGCACCAAGGACAGCAGTgcctccccgccccaccccccagccaCCACCCCCCTGGCCTCACCTGCCGCCTCTGCTCAAACTCCTCCTCCACCAGGGTGCTGACACCAAACTCCTGGTCCATCTCCTCCAGCAGCTTGGCCTatgggacagggaggaagggtgACCTCTGACCTCAGGCCATTCAGCTTCACCGGATGCGCAGGGCTCACCAGGCGGGAGGTCAAAAAGAGCAGGCCTTCTAGGCAAGTCACTAAGAATCCAAGCGGACGCCGCTGACCACAGACCTCCTCCCTGTCTGAGCCTAGGCATACCACCCAAGGGCGAGCCTCCTGCCTCACCGGCCAGTCAGGCCACCAGACGCACTGAGCAACCACCCTCAGCTGCCACGTGCTCACCCTCTTCTCTGCCAAGTCCTTTTCCTTCTGGAGCTGCCGACTCCTCTCGATCCAGGCCGCAGTGTCATCAAGCCAGGGGTCATCCTCCCCCAGTGTCTTTATCTTCctgaagaggaagaaagtaaCCCTCCGGGAACTGAGCTTCTGCTCCCCACCTGGACTCATGGAGCTCCTTGGCTGCCTACCTGGCCCTTCCCTTGCCCGCCCTGGTGGGGGCCCCCTCACCCTAGCTTTTGGTTCAGGAGACGCTTTTCTTTGGCAGCCGCCAGCTTCTCCCGCAGCTCCTCTCGCTGTCTCAAGGCCATGGGGTTGATGACATCAGCTGCCACGGGCTCCTCCTTGGTGCCCGCCTCTGGAAGGGGGGCCCAGACATGAGGCTATGCCTGCCCATGGCtggtggggaaaggagggagCCACTCACCCTGCCCCCTTCCAGCTCAAGGCGCCagaagaggcaggagaggggGATGAGTCCTTTACCTCCCTACACCCCCACCCTTCCGTGTCAGCCCACACAGCATGACGGGTCCCTCTACACCTTCCAAAGCCCCTCAAgtcatgcttttaaaaaacagtgaCCCCCCTGTGAAGCCCAGATCAGTTTGCAACAACTGTGCACATTCCTCAACCCAGCTAATGATACCTCTTAGGCAGGGTGAGCATGCAGTGCCAACTACTCAAGTCTAAAGAATAAGCTGAGTCCCAGATGCCCGCTCTGACAGCAAGGAGGGGCCCTGAGCCTATCAGCAAGCACACACGCCACCACCAGGTGGTGCGCAATCTGTGCCCTTATTCCACTTTCTTCAAAGACCCTCTCAGATGGCCTCTCTCCCCTAACCAAACACCCGCCTGTACCCCGGCCCTTAGCCCAACACTCACCCTTCTTGACGGCATTGACCTCCAAGGGTTTTAGCCCCAGCTTTGCCCGGAGTTTACTGAAGACCAGAGATACACATGTTAGAAGCTGTCAAAGAAGTGGGGCCATCAAATGCATTTCTGGACAGATGGGGGTGAAAACAGAACGAGACTGAGTGGTCGCAAGTGCAA from the Manis javanica isolate MJ-LG chromosome 11, MJ_LKY, whole genome shotgun sequence genome contains:
- the SART1 gene encoding U4/U6.U5 tri-snRNP-associated protein 1 produces the protein MGSSKKHRGEKEAAGTTAAAGAGGATEQPPRHREHKKHKHRSGGGGSSGGERRKRSRERGGERGGGRRGAEAEVRSGAHGRERSQAEPAERRVKREKRDDGYEAAASSKTSSGDASSLSIEETNKLRAKLGLKPLEVNAVKKEAGTKEEPVAADVINPMALRQREELREKLAAAKEKRLLNQKLGKIKTLGEDDPWLDDTAAWIERSRQLQKEKDLAEKRAKLLEEMDQEFGVSTLVEEEFEQRRQDLYSARDLQGLTVEHAIESFHEGETLILTLKDKGVLQEEEDVLVNVNLVDKERAEKNVELRRKKPDYLPYAEDESVDDLAQQKPRSILSKYDEELEGERPHSFRLDQGGMADGLRERELEEIRTKLRLQAQSLSAAGPRLASEYLTPEEMVTFKKTKRRVKKVRKKEKEVVVRADDLLPLGDQTQDGDFGSRLRGRGRRRVPEADEEAQEEEEEKEPVPQPPQSDDTRVENMDISDEEDGGAAPSESPEVLEEDEAELELQKQLEKGRRLRQLQQLRDSGEKVVEIVKKLECRQRGWEEEEDPERKGAIVFNATSEFCRTLGEIPTYGLAGNREEQEELMDFERDEERSANGGSESDGEENIGWSTVNLDEEKQQQDFSASSTTILDEEPIVNRGLAAALLLCQNKGLLETTVQKVARVKAPNKSLPSAVYCIEDKMAIDDKYSRREEYRGFTQDFKEKDGYKPDVKIEYVDETGRKLTPKEAFRQLSHRFHGKGSGKMKTERRMKKLDEEALLKKMSSSDTPLGTVALLQEKQKAQKTPYIVLSGSGKSMNANTITK